The proteins below are encoded in one region of Rhizobium sp. 9140:
- a CDS encoding ribbon-helix-helix domain-containing protein — protein MQAFRITLPDDMATLVKEKVASGEYATESDVIREGLMTIAVQDAAFESWLHDEVLPTVDALAREPGRAMSAAASWAAIKDHIDRSSFDDKT, from the coding sequence ATGCAGGCATTTCGCATCACTCTTCCGGACGACATGGCAACGCTGGTGAAGGAGAAGGTCGCCTCCGGCGAATATGCGACGGAGAGCGATGTGATCCGCGAAGGTCTCATGACCATCGCTGTGCAGGACGCCGCATTCGAAAGCTGGCTCCACGACGAAGTTCTGCCGACTGTCGATGCGTTGGCAAGGGAGCCCGGCCGCGCCATGAGTGCGGCCGCATCCTGGGCGGCGATCAAGGACCACATCGACAGATCCAGTTTCG